In Rosa chinensis cultivar Old Blush chromosome 1, RchiOBHm-V2, whole genome shotgun sequence, a genomic segment contains:
- the LOC112181889 gene encoding probable L-gulonolactone oxidase 6 has product MGMLGFYLRLDCLFVLSFLVCSTPREDHIRCSSSNNTNCTIENAYGIFPDRTACKARGVAYPTTEEELVSTVAYGTKYKIPMKAATRYAHSIPKLACPRGEEGLIISTKNLNRVVQINVEELTMTVESGATLRQVISEAAKVGLALPYAPYWWGLTIGGLVGTGAHGSTLWGKGSSVHDYVVGLRLVSPGGPEDGHVKVRSFGEGDKDINAAKVSLGVLGVISQVTLNLQPMFKRSITYLSKNDSDLGDQVLKFGKQHEFADILWYPSQHKAVYRVDDRVSSNTSGNGLYDFLPFRATTSLALELIRTAEENQESKSDADGKCSGAKLVTSGLLSSAYGLTNNGMIFTGYPVIGYQNRLQASGTCLDNLQDSRITACAWDSRIKGEFFHQTTFSISLSVAKSFIQDVQKLVEIEPKSLCGVEIYNGILMRYVTASTAYLGKQEDAIDFDITYYRSKDPMTPRLHEGILEEIEQLALFKYRALPHWGKNRNIAFAGVMKKYKNGKEFLRVKEVYDPMGLFSSEWSDQVLGIKGEVNLVMEGCALEGLCICSEDIHCAPSKGYFCRPGKVFRDARVCTP; this is encoded by the exons atgggGATGTTGGGTTTTTATCTTCGACTTGATTGTCTCTTCGTGTTATCATTCTTGGTGTGTTCTACTCCTCGAGAGGACCATATCAGGTGTTCATCATCAAACAACACAAACTGCACCATCGAAAACGCCTACGGCATTTTCCCCGATCGAACAGCCTGCAAAGCCAGAGGTGTAGCCTAccctactacagaggaagagctcGTTTCAACAGTGGCCTATGGAACCAAGTACAAAATCCCAATGAAGGCGGCAACTCGTTACGCCCACAGCATTCCCAAGCTGGCCTGTCCGCGCGGCGAAGAAGGATTGATCATCAGCACCAAGAACCTCAACCGCGTGGTGCAGATCAACGTCGAAGAGCTGACGATGACGGTGGAGAGTGGCGCGACGCTTCGGCAGGTGATCAGTGAGGCGGCCAAGGTTGGCTTGGCCTTGCCGTACGCACCGTACTGGTGGGGGCTAACTATTGGTGGGTTGGTAGGAACTGGTGCGCATGGAAGCACATTATGGGGTAAGGGAAGCTCGGTTCATGATTATGTGGTGGGACTTAGGCTTGTGAGTCCAGGAGGGCCTGAAGATGGTCATGTCAAGGTGAGAAGTTTCGGTGAAGGTGATAAAGATATTAATGCAGCTAAGGTTTCACTTGGAGTCTTGGGAGTAATATCACAG GTTACTCTAAACCTACAACCCATGTTCAAGAGGTCCATCACGTATTTGAGCAAGAACGATTCTGACTTGGGAGATCAAGTGCTTAAGTTTGGCAAACAGCATGAGTTTGCGGACATACTATGGTATCCTAGCCAGCACAAGGCAGTTTATCGAGTAGATGATCGTGTCTCCTCAAACACATCCGGAAATGGTTTATACGATTTCCTTCCTTTTCGAGCAACAACTTCACTTGCACTGGAACTTATAAGAACGGCAG AGGAGAACCAAGAATCCAAAAGTGATGCTGATGGGAAATGCTCTGGTGCAAAGTTGGTCACATCTGGGCTCCTATCCAGTGCTTATGGTTTGACAAACAATG GTATGATCTTTACTGGATATCCTGTGATTGGATATCAGAACCGGCTTCAAGCATCTGGAACTTGCCTTGATAAtcttcaagattcaagaatcaCGGCATGCGCATGGGACTCAAGGATCAAGGGAGAGTTTTTTCATCAAACAACCTTCAGCATCAGCTTGTCCGTGGCCAAAAGCTTCATTCAAGACGTGCAGAAGCTAGTTGAGATTGAACCCAAATCCCTCTGTGGAGTAGAAATCTACAATGGAATCCTAATGCGCTATGTCACCGCATCAACTGCTTACCTTGGCAAACAAGAAGATGCAATTGACTTCGACATCACTTATTACCGGAGCAAGGACCCCATGACGCCTAGGCTCCATGAAGGCATACTTGAAGAAATAGAGCAATTGGCACTGTTTAAGTACCGGGCACTGCCGCATTGGGGAAAGAATAGGAACATAGCCTTTGCTGGAGTGATGAAGAAGTACAAAAATGGTAAGGAATTCTTGAGGGTTAAGGAAGTATATGACCCAATGGGGCTATTCTCTAGTGAATGGAGTGACCAGGTCCTTGGAATTAAGGGTGAGGTGAACTTAGTCATGGAGGGCTGTGCGCTAGAAGGGCTGTGCATTTGCT